One genomic segment of Pandoraea sputorum includes these proteins:
- a CDS encoding patatin-like phospholipase family protein, which translates to MSASAPAAHQASGTRPSGAARTARTSFTALAVAALIAGCASAPPTVLQGTSSSAPPTTTVPPVAQTPTTPTTPVAPPKVIRPLKIGLALGGGAARGFAHVGVIKALEARGIHADIVVGTSAGSVVGAMYASGLNGFQLNRLASTMDEASISDWTMPFRSRGMLRGEALQSYVNKVLKDRTIEQMPRQLGIVATDLQSGAPILFRRGNTGQAVRASSSVPGVFEPVHIGNRDYVDGGLVAPVPAEYARQMGADFVIAVDISANPTAQATQGQFDILMQTFTIMGQSIKQYELEKNADVVIRPSLAKMGASDFQGRNRAILAGEEAVAKMWPEIQRKLADAQSEAPKGMPQASR; encoded by the coding sequence GTGTCTGCCTCTGCCCCTGCTGCCCACCAGGCCAGCGGCACACGTCCGTCAGGTGCCGCACGAACCGCGCGCACCTCGTTCACCGCGCTCGCCGTGGCTGCCCTGATTGCCGGGTGTGCCAGTGCGCCGCCGACGGTTTTACAAGGCACGTCCTCTTCGGCACCACCGACCACGACGGTCCCGCCGGTCGCCCAGACGCCGACGACACCCACCACGCCCGTCGCCCCACCCAAGGTCATCCGTCCGCTGAAGATCGGTCTGGCCCTCGGTGGCGGTGCCGCACGCGGCTTCGCCCACGTCGGCGTCATCAAAGCGCTCGAAGCCCGCGGGATCCATGCTGACATCGTGGTCGGCACCAGTGCCGGGAGCGTCGTGGGGGCGATGTACGCCTCGGGCCTGAACGGCTTCCAGCTGAACCGTCTGGCTTCGACGATGGACGAGGCCTCGATCAGCGACTGGACGATGCCGTTCCGCTCGCGTGGCATGCTGCGCGGCGAGGCGCTCCAGTCGTACGTCAACAAAGTGCTCAAGGACCGCACGATCGAGCAGATGCCTCGTCAGTTGGGCATCGTTGCCACCGATTTGCAGAGCGGCGCACCGATTCTGTTCCGTCGCGGCAATACCGGGCAGGCCGTGCGAGCATCGAGCAGCGTACCGGGCGTGTTCGAGCCGGTGCATATCGGCAATCGAGATTACGTGGACGGCGGCCTGGTCGCACCGGTACCGGCGGAGTATGCGCGTCAGATGGGGGCGGACTTTGTCATTGCCGTCGACATCTCTGCCAATCCGACGGCGCAGGCCACGCAAGGTCAGTTCGACATCCTGATGCAGACGTTCACGATCATGGGTCAGTCGATCAAGCAGTACGAGTTGGAGAAGAACGCGGACGTCGTGATTCGTCCGTCGCTGGCGAAGATGGGTGCCTCGGACTTCCAGGGACGCAACCGTGCGATTCTGGCGGGCGAGGAAGCCGTCGCCAAGATGTGGCCGGAGATCCAGCGCAAACTGGCCGATGCACAGTCGGAAGCGCCTAAAGGTATGCCGCAAGCCTCACGCTAA
- a CDS encoding C40 family peptidase, whose product MQTKPTRIRKTLLLAFTAAGLVTASLTAKADDYNNGPSAAARAAAAAIQASNASPNTANVTTDAAQPVVEESRVQRAQKLLSNVTDKASDVVLGALNYIGVRYKYGGNTPDSGLDCSGFVRYVFQDTLNFMLPRRSEEMSQVGERIAKTDLKPGDLVFFNTMRRSFSHVGIYIGGDKFVHAPATGGKIRVEDLRESYWSARYNGARRVETLKASAELTRVEQLFKNDHPM is encoded by the coding sequence ATGCAGACGAAACCTACGCGCATCCGCAAGACACTCCTTCTCGCGTTCACTGCCGCTGGCCTCGTCACCGCCTCGTTGACGGCGAAGGCTGACGACTACAACAATGGCCCGAGCGCTGCAGCCCGCGCTGCCGCAGCGGCCATTCAAGCCAGCAACGCTTCCCCGAACACTGCAAACGTCACCACCGACGCCGCTCAGCCGGTTGTCGAAGAGTCGCGTGTGCAACGTGCGCAGAAGCTGCTGTCGAATGTGACGGACAAGGCGTCGGACGTCGTACTTGGCGCGCTGAATTACATCGGTGTTCGTTACAAGTACGGTGGCAACACGCCGGACAGCGGTCTTGATTGCAGCGGTTTTGTGCGCTACGTGTTCCAGGACACGCTCAACTTCATGTTGCCGCGTCGCTCGGAAGAAATGAGCCAGGTCGGCGAGCGCATTGCCAAGACCGATCTGAAGCCGGGCGATCTGGTGTTCTTCAACACCATGCGTCGCAGCTTCTCCCACGTCGGTATCTATATTGGCGGCGACAAGTTCGTGCACGCTCCGGCAACGGGCGGCAAGATCCGCGTGGAAGACCTGCGCGAATCGTACTGGTCGGCCCGCTACAACGGCGCTCGCCGTGTCGAGACGCTCAAGGCCAGCGCCGAACTCACGCGCGTTGAGCAGCTCTTCAAGAACGACCACCCGATGTAA
- a CDS encoding ABC transporter ATP-binding protein yields MNAPLLSIENLSVRFGDAEAVKDVSLAIERGERVALVGESGSGKSVTALAILRLLQDAQIQGRILLDGVDLASVSEREMRGLRGNDVAMIFQEPMTALNPLYPIGEQIAEALELHEGLSKRDARSRAIELLRRTGIPEPERRVSHFPHELSGGQRQRAMIAMALACRPKLLLADEPTTALDVTIRAQIIELLLELQRDAAEKRGMAVLLITHDLNLVRRFAQRVAVMEKGVLVECADTETLFTNPQHPYTRKLIDSRPQREIHPVLPIAPVLLEGRGVTVDYATAQPGVRGWFQRGRFRAVHPVDLSLRQGETLGVVGESGSGKTTLAMAMLGLQHTSAGQIEFQGEPLASYRGTKQRTLRSRMQIVFQDPFGSLSPRMTIEEIVGEGLALHRPQMSEDERRTKVAETLREVGIDARAMSRYPHEFSGGQRQRIAIARALIVDPQILVLDEPTSALDVSIQQQVLHLLAQLQIKYNLSYLFISHDLAVMRAMAHRVLVFKDGHLVEQGDTESVFFDPQNAYTRELVAAAML; encoded by the coding sequence GTGAACGCGCCGCTCCTCAGTATCGAAAACCTCTCGGTGCGCTTCGGCGACGCCGAGGCCGTGAAGGATGTGAGCCTTGCCATCGAGCGCGGCGAGCGGGTCGCGCTCGTGGGCGAATCGGGTTCAGGCAAGAGCGTGACGGCGCTTGCCATTCTGCGGCTGTTGCAGGACGCGCAGATTCAGGGCCGAATTCTGCTCGACGGCGTGGACCTCGCCTCGGTGAGCGAGCGCGAAATGCGTGGGCTGCGCGGCAACGACGTCGCCATGATCTTCCAGGAGCCGATGACGGCGCTCAATCCGCTCTATCCGATCGGTGAACAGATTGCCGAGGCGCTGGAGCTGCACGAAGGGCTTTCCAAGAGGGACGCAAGGTCGCGCGCCATCGAACTGCTGCGCCGCACGGGCATTCCCGAGCCGGAACGTCGCGTGTCCCATTTCCCGCATGAGCTGTCGGGCGGTCAGCGTCAGCGCGCCATGATTGCCATGGCGCTTGCCTGCCGTCCCAAGCTGTTGCTCGCAGACGAGCCGACCACAGCGCTCGACGTCACCATCCGAGCGCAGATCATCGAATTGCTGCTGGAGTTGCAGCGCGACGCTGCCGAAAAGCGCGGTATGGCGGTGCTGCTCATCACCCACGATCTGAATCTGGTGCGCCGCTTCGCACAGCGCGTGGCGGTGATGGAAAAGGGCGTGCTGGTCGAGTGTGCCGACACCGAGACGCTGTTCACGAATCCGCAGCATCCGTACACGCGCAAGCTCATCGACAGCCGTCCGCAGCGGGAGATTCATCCGGTGCTGCCGATTGCGCCGGTGTTGCTTGAAGGACGGGGCGTGACCGTGGACTATGCGACTGCGCAGCCGGGCGTGCGCGGCTGGTTCCAGCGCGGTCGCTTCCGGGCGGTGCATCCGGTCGATCTGTCGCTGCGTCAGGGTGAAACGCTCGGGGTGGTCGGTGAGTCGGGTTCGGGCAAGACGACGTTGGCGATGGCCATGCTCGGTCTTCAGCACACGAGCGCGGGGCAGATCGAGTTCCAGGGCGAGCCGCTGGCGTCATACCGCGGCACGAAACAGCGCACCCTGCGCTCACGCATGCAGATCGTGTTTCAGGATCCGTTCGGCTCGTTGTCGCCGCGAATGACGATCGAGGAAATCGTAGGCGAGGGGTTGGCGCTGCATCGCCCGCAGATGAGCGAGGACGAGCGGCGGACCAAGGTGGCGGAAACGCTGCGCGAAGTCGGCATCGACGCGCGCGCCATGTCGCGCTACCCACATGAGTTTTCCGGAGGGCAACGGCAACGGATTGCCATTGCCCGGGCGCTCATCGTCGATCCGCAAATTCTCGTGCTGGACGAGCCGACGAGTGCGCTCGACGTGTCGATTCAGCAGCAGGTGCTCCATCTGCTGGCCCAATTGCAGATCAAGTACAACTTGAGTTACCTCTTCATCAGCCACGATCTGGCGGTCATGCGGGCGATGGCGCACCGGGTTCTGGTGTTCAAGGACGGGCATCTGGTGGAGCAGGGCGATACGGAATCGGTATTTTTTGATCCGCAGAACGCCTACACCCGTGAGCTGGTCGCAGCGGCCATGCTGTAG
- a CDS encoding ABC transporter permease, with translation MTPSATPSQRPTSYAASRSPRWRVWRRFRSHRLGYWSLVAFVVLFGISLFAEVIANDKPWVVRYEGQWYFPLVKTYPEATFGGDFPTPTDYLDPFIEDRIRAGDNFAIYPPVRYSYDTINYFAKVPNPAPPSSENWLGTDDRGRDVFARLLYGFRLSVIFALALTVSGTLLGMLAGAVQGFYGGRIDLTLQRLIEIWGSLPELYLLIIFASIFEPHLWLLFVLLSLFGWIGLSDYVRAEFLRNRQLDYVRAARAMGLSNWQIIRRHVLPNSMTPVITFLPFRMSGAILALTSLDFLGLGVPPPTPSLGELLNQGKANLDAWWISLATFVVLVLTLLLLTFMGDALRNALDTRVADKQAAAGGAM, from the coding sequence GTGACCCCATCCGCCACGCCATCGCAACGCCCGACGTCCTATGCCGCATCGCGCTCGCCGCGCTGGCGTGTCTGGCGGCGCTTTCGCAGCCACCGGCTCGGTTACTGGAGCCTCGTCGCCTTCGTCGTGCTGTTCGGCATCAGCCTGTTTGCCGAAGTCATCGCCAACGACAAACCGTGGGTCGTGCGCTATGAGGGGCAGTGGTACTTCCCGCTGGTGAAGACGTATCCCGAAGCGACCTTCGGCGGTGACTTCCCGACGCCGACGGACTATCTCGATCCGTTCATCGAGGACCGCATTCGCGCGGGCGATAACTTCGCGATCTATCCGCCGGTGCGCTATAGCTACGACACCATCAACTATTTTGCGAAGGTGCCGAACCCGGCGCCGCCGTCGTCCGAAAACTGGCTCGGCACGGACGACCGTGGCCGCGACGTCTTCGCGCGGCTGCTATACGGCTTCCGGCTGTCGGTGATCTTCGCGCTAGCGCTCACGGTCTCGGGCACGCTGCTTGGCATGCTCGCCGGTGCGGTGCAGGGCTTTTACGGCGGCCGCATCGACCTCACGTTGCAGCGGCTGATCGAAATCTGGGGATCGTTGCCGGAGCTGTATCTGCTCATCATCTTCGCGTCGATCTTCGAGCCGCATTTGTGGCTGTTGTTCGTGCTGCTGTCGCTGTTCGGCTGGATCGGTCTGTCCGATTACGTGCGGGCCGAATTCCTGCGTAACCGTCAGTTGGATTACGTGCGCGCGGCAAGGGCGATGGGGCTGTCGAACTGGCAGATCATCCGTCGTCACGTATTGCCCAACAGCATGACGCCGGTGATCACGTTCCTACCGTTTCGCATGAGCGGGGCGATTCTGGCGCTCACCAGTCTCGACTTCCTCGGGCTTGGCGTGCCACCGCCGACACCGAGCCTTGGCGAGCTGCTCAATCAGGGCAAGGCGAACCTCGACGCGTGGTGGATTTCGCTGGCGACGTTCGTCGTGCTCGTGCTCACATTGTTGCTGCTCACGTTTATGGGAGACGCCTTGCGCAATGCGCTCGACACGCGTGTCGCGGACAAGCAGGCCGCGGCCGGGGGGGCGATGTGA
- a CDS encoding microcin C ABC transporter permease YejB, with the protein MWSYILKRLLIMIPTLLGVITLTFAVIQFVPGGPVEQVMLELKGRGGGGEASGGGGGSDYRGRRGIDAQQLAQIKALYGFDKTPMERYWLMLKRFARFDLGQSYFHHQSVWSLIVSKLPVSISLGLWTFFLTYLISVPLGIAKAVRNGSRFDTLTSLVVLVGYAIPGFVLGVLLLVLFGGGTFWQLFPLRELVSDNWSDLSWPAKITDYLWHITLPVTASVVGSFAVITMLTKNAFLDEIRRQYVLTARAKGLSERKVLFKHVFRNALIPLITGFPAAFIGAFFAGSLLIETLFSLDGLGRLSYESVQRRDYPVVLGSLYLFTLIGLVTKLISDLCYVLVDPRIQFDRVEH; encoded by the coding sequence ATGTGGTCCTACATTCTCAAACGACTGCTGATCATGATTCCGACGTTGCTCGGCGTGATTACGCTGACTTTCGCAGTGATTCAGTTCGTGCCTGGCGGCCCCGTCGAGCAGGTGATGCTCGAACTCAAGGGGCGTGGCGGTGGCGGCGAGGCCAGTGGTGGTGGAGGGGGCAGCGACTATCGCGGACGTCGTGGCATCGATGCCCAGCAACTGGCCCAGATCAAGGCACTCTACGGCTTCGATAAAACGCCGATGGAGCGCTACTGGCTCATGCTCAAACGCTTCGCGCGCTTCGATCTCGGGCAGAGCTATTTCCATCATCAGAGCGTGTGGTCGCTGATCGTCTCGAAGCTGCCGGTGTCGATTTCACTGGGACTATGGACGTTCTTCCTCACTTACCTGATATCGGTGCCGTTGGGTATCGCCAAGGCGGTGCGCAACGGGTCTCGCTTCGACACACTCACGAGTCTCGTGGTGCTGGTGGGCTACGCCATTCCCGGCTTCGTGCTCGGCGTGTTACTGCTGGTGTTGTTTGGCGGCGGCACGTTCTGGCAATTGTTCCCGTTGCGTGAGCTCGTCTCGGACAACTGGAGCGATCTGTCGTGGCCCGCGAAGATCACAGACTATCTGTGGCACATCACGTTGCCGGTGACGGCGTCCGTGGTCGGTAGCTTTGCCGTCATCACCATGCTGACGAAAAACGCATTCCTCGACGAAATCCGCCGTCAGTACGTGCTGACGGCGCGTGCCAAAGGATTGTCCGAGCGCAAGGTGCTGTTCAAGCACGTGTTCCGCAATGCGTTGATTCCGCTCATCACCGGCTTCCCGGCGGCGTTCATCGGTGCGTTCTTCGCGGGTAGTTTGCTGATCGAGACATTGTTCTCGCTCGACGGGCTCGGCCGTCTGTCATACGAATCGGTACAGCGCCGCGATTATCCGGTCGTGCTCGGTTCGCTGTATTTGTTCACGCTCATCGGGCTGGTGACCAAGCTCATCTCCGACCTCTGCTACGTGCTGGTCGATCCGCGTATTCAATTCGATCGAGTGGAGCACTGA
- a CDS encoding extracellular solute-binding protein: MASSLLPTPRADLAVSSVRAVRFGFRRISRVLTVSRIAPVAAALAAGLLATSPAHAKYAIAQYGEPKYPQGFTHFDYVNPDAPRGGTLTLANPDRRTSFDKFNPFTLRGTSAPGVSGLMFETLGIGSADEPATVYGLLADDIAVAPDGASVTFHLNPAARFNNGDPVTAQDVKYSFDTLMSPQSAPGFKVMLADVKGVSVLDNRRVRFDFKRVSPDLPLLVASVPVFSPKWSVGADGKKKAFDALTFERPVASGPYLIESYDGGRRITFRRDPKYWGNDLPVRRGTYNFERIVYKLYSDDIVRLEGFKAGEFDAITEYRARSWVRSYVGKRFKDGELVKREFSHHNAAGMQGFIVNTRRDLFKDVRVRKALDLALDYQWLNRQLFYNQYQRIYSYFTNSDLAARGMPSEAELKLLEPLRKKLDPAVFGPMVVQPTTTPPASLRDNLREARELLAQAGWTYRDGALRNAKGEPFVFEFLDDGGAMGPVASAYARNLAKLGITLNFRQSDFALYQKRIETFDFDMISLRYPDSQIPGTELLDRFGSQSANVDGSDNVIGLKDPAVDSLLASLVRAHTYDDLVAAARALDRVLMHGYYIVPHWFSSTHRMAYKRNLQFPEKLPLYFTAEGWLVSMWWDGGANAAKGEPQGASAPATSADSAASAASAATKGVTR, translated from the coding sequence ATGGCGTCATCGCTTCTCCCGACGCCGCGCGCCGATCTAGCCGTATCTTCCGTTCGCGCCGTACGCTTTGGCTTCCGGCGCATTTCCCGGGTGCTCACGGTCTCGCGCATTGCGCCTGTCGCGGCGGCACTGGCTGCCGGACTGCTGGCAACGTCCCCGGCGCACGCGAAATATGCCATCGCCCAGTACGGCGAGCCGAAGTATCCGCAGGGGTTCACGCACTTCGATTACGTCAATCCCGATGCGCCGCGCGGCGGCACGTTGACACTCGCGAACCCTGATCGCCGCACCAGCTTCGATAAATTCAATCCGTTCACGTTGCGAGGCACATCCGCGCCGGGCGTGTCCGGTCTCATGTTCGAGACGCTCGGCATCGGCAGCGCCGACGAGCCCGCGACCGTCTACGGTCTGCTCGCCGACGACATCGCCGTCGCGCCCGACGGCGCCTCCGTCACGTTCCACCTCAACCCGGCGGCGCGCTTTAACAATGGCGACCCGGTCACGGCGCAGGACGTCAAGTATTCCTTCGATACGCTGATGAGCCCGCAGTCGGCACCCGGCTTCAAGGTGATGCTGGCCGACGTGAAGGGTGTGAGCGTGCTCGACAACCGTCGTGTGCGGTTCGACTTCAAGCGTGTGAGCCCCGATCTGCCCCTGCTCGTAGCGTCGGTGCCGGTCTTCTCGCCCAAGTGGAGTGTGGGGGCGGACGGTAAGAAGAAGGCGTTCGACGCGCTGACCTTCGAGCGTCCGGTGGCGAGTGGTCCTTATCTGATCGAATCGTACGACGGCGGGCGTCGCATCACTTTCCGGCGCGATCCGAAGTACTGGGGCAACGACCTGCCGGTGCGGCGTGGCACCTACAACTTCGAGCGCATCGTCTACAAGCTGTACTCCGACGACATCGTGCGGCTCGAAGGTTTCAAGGCGGGCGAGTTCGACGCAATCACCGAATACCGTGCCCGGAGCTGGGTGCGCAGTTACGTCGGCAAACGCTTCAAGGACGGCGAGCTGGTCAAGCGCGAGTTCTCGCACCACAACGCGGCGGGCATGCAGGGCTTCATTGTGAACACCCGTCGCGACTTGTTCAAAGATGTGAGAGTACGTAAGGCACTCGATCTCGCGCTCGACTATCAGTGGCTAAACCGTCAACTGTTCTACAACCAGTATCAGCGCATCTACAGCTACTTCACGAACAGCGACCTCGCCGCGCGCGGCATGCCGAGCGAGGCGGAGTTGAAGCTGCTCGAACCGCTGCGCAAGAAGCTCGACCCGGCGGTGTTCGGGCCGATGGTCGTGCAACCGACGACCACGCCTCCCGCGAGCCTGCGCGACAACCTGCGCGAGGCACGTGAACTGCTGGCGCAGGCGGGCTGGACGTATCGCGACGGCGCGCTGCGTAACGCGAAGGGCGAGCCATTCGTCTTCGAATTTCTCGACGATGGCGGGGCGATGGGGCCGGTAGCCTCGGCGTACGCCCGCAATCTCGCGAAGCTCGGCATCACACTCAATTTCCGCCAAAGCGATTTCGCGCTCTATCAAAAGCGCATCGAGACGTTCGACTTCGACATGATCTCACTGCGCTATCCCGATTCGCAGATTCCCGGCACGGAGCTACTTGACCGTTTCGGCAGCCAATCGGCGAACGTGGATGGGTCGGACAACGTGATCGGCCTGAAGGATCCGGCGGTCGATTCGCTGCTTGCCAGCCTCGTGCGCGCGCACACCTACGACGATCTCGTCGCCGCTGCACGGGCGCTCGACCGGGTGCTGATGCACGGGTATTACATCGTGCCGCACTGGTTCTCGTCGACGCATCGCATGGCGTACAAACGCAATCTGCAATTTCCGGAAAAGTTGCCGTTGTACTTCACCGCTGAAGGCTGGCTCGTCTCGATGTGGTGGGATGGCGGTGCGAACGCGGCGAAGGGTGAACCGCAAGGCGCGTCTGCCCCGGCAACTTCAGCAGATTCAGCAGCTTCAGCAGCTTCAGCAGCTACGAAAGGAGTGACCCGTTAA
- a CDS encoding aspartyl/asparaginyl beta-hydroxylase domain-containing protein: MSATRSPVQNPNRTLPRWLAKFFFQCVEAAQRSIARHSLVGDKPIFDNAQFPWVEAIEAQAPAIARELEAVLATPGRLPAFHEISPDVATITQDHQWQTFVFLGYGMRAERNLARCPATAAALDDIPGLRTAFFSILSPGKKIPLHRGPYNGVLRLHLALKVPREREKCWIEVDGQRYVWQAGRAVIFDDAYEHQVHNDTDETRVVLFVDFERPCKAPVSWLNKLLLSFAPLTPELQQAKTNHEKWERDYYATPAPAAPTSTSAAVSQSDVPSANAPTQSGAATHTHVETVADERAHG; the protein is encoded by the coding sequence TTGAGTGCCACACGATCGCCCGTGCAGAACCCCAACCGTACCCTGCCTCGCTGGCTCGCCAAATTTTTCTTTCAGTGTGTGGAAGCGGCGCAACGCAGTATTGCCCGTCACTCACTGGTTGGCGACAAGCCCATTTTCGATAACGCCCAGTTCCCCTGGGTCGAAGCGATCGAGGCTCAGGCACCGGCCATCGCCCGCGAACTCGAAGCCGTACTCGCTACACCAGGACGTCTGCCCGCGTTCCACGAGATCTCTCCCGACGTCGCCACCATCACGCAAGACCATCAGTGGCAAACGTTCGTCTTCCTCGGTTACGGTATGCGTGCCGAGCGCAACCTCGCCCGCTGCCCGGCGACTGCCGCGGCCCTCGATGACATTCCGGGCCTTCGCACGGCGTTCTTTTCGATTCTGTCGCCGGGCAAGAAGATTCCTCTGCATCGCGGCCCGTATAACGGTGTACTGCGGTTGCATCTGGCGTTGAAAGTGCCGCGCGAGCGTGAGAAGTGCTGGATCGAGGTCGATGGACAACGCTATGTGTGGCAAGCGGGTCGTGCAGTGATCTTCGACGACGCTTACGAGCATCAGGTGCACAACGACACCGACGAGACGCGTGTCGTGCTGTTCGTCGACTTCGAGCGCCCGTGCAAGGCGCCTGTCTCCTGGCTTAACAAGCTGCTGCTGTCGTTCGCCCCGCTCACACCCGAGTTGCAGCAGGCCAAGACCAATCACGAGAAGTGGGAGCGCGACTACTACGCGACGCCCGCGCCAGCGGCACCGACGTCGACATCGGCGGCCGTGTCGCAATCGGACGTGCCATCCGCCAACGCACCGACCCAGAGCGGCGCAGCGACGCACACGCATGTGGAAACCGTGGCCGACGAGCGCGCGCATGGTTGA
- a CDS encoding MFS transporter: MSHSVSPHSPRSPVSRFWFPFSLVLFEFAVYISNDMIMPGMPLVTREFGASAEMTTLALTAAMLGNASLQWLLGPLADRFGRRRVLLSGLVTFIVACLAVHYVQTMPQFIALRFLQGMGCCFVLTVGYPTVHEAFEEKTAVRVMALMANVSLLSPLFGPLAGAAVVSFWPWRSIFWLIAIVAVFSFVGLYRTMPELSRHDRNALNAKQLWAGYKLPLSSGRFWRGAVLTGLAVTPLLTWIALGPVFLIERAGLSQMQYAMLQVPVFAALILGNVLLARQVGRWSNGRLLATGVAAMLIGAAVSLVGTAILAPGYPALLIGTTLHAFGMGMCYGVVYRQSLFAVDSPNRATVAGMLSMITIVVAVAVIEAMKFAYLHFGDAALGIGAMLAAALVAVLAANFVPPPTQDALAQPARKA; encoded by the coding sequence GTGTCTCACTCTGTAAGTCCGCATTCCCCCAGGTCTCCCGTCTCGAGATTCTGGTTTCCTTTCTCGCTGGTGCTTTTCGAGTTCGCGGTCTACATCTCGAACGACATGATCATGCCCGGTATGCCGCTCGTCACGCGCGAGTTCGGCGCGTCTGCGGAAATGACCACGCTGGCGCTGACCGCCGCCATGCTCGGCAACGCGAGTCTGCAGTGGCTGCTCGGCCCGCTCGCTGACCGCTTCGGTCGCCGTCGTGTACTGCTCTCCGGCCTCGTCACGTTCATCGTCGCGTGTCTGGCGGTGCACTACGTGCAGACGATGCCGCAGTTCATTGCGCTGCGCTTTCTTCAGGGCATGGGCTGCTGCTTCGTGCTGACGGTGGGGTACCCGACGGTGCATGAAGCGTTCGAGGAGAAGACCGCCGTGCGTGTGATGGCGCTCATGGCGAACGTGTCGCTGCTCTCGCCGCTGTTCGGGCCGCTCGCCGGTGCTGCCGTCGTGTCGTTCTGGCCGTGGCGCAGCATCTTCTGGCTGATAGCCATCGTCGCAGTGTTCTCGTTCGTCGGGCTGTATCGCACGATGCCGGAGCTGTCGCGTCACGATCGTAATGCGCTGAACGCTAAGCAACTTTGGGCGGGCTACAAGCTGCCACTTTCCAGTGGACGATTCTGGCGCGGCGCGGTGCTCACGGGGCTGGCAGTGACGCCGTTGCTCACGTGGATCGCACTGGGGCCGGTGTTCCTGATCGAGCGCGCCGGGTTGTCGCAGATGCAGTACGCCATGCTGCAAGTGCCGGTGTTCGCTGCGCTGATTCTCGGCAACGTGCTGCTCGCACGTCAGGTGGGGCGCTGGTCGAACGGACGTCTGCTGGCGACTGGCGTGGCGGCCATGCTGATTGGCGCGGCGGTGTCGCTCGTCGGCACGGCCATCCTCGCGCCGGGTTATCCGGCGCTGCTCATCGGAACGACGCTGCACGCGTTCGGTATGGGCATGTGCTACGGCGTGGTGTATCGCCAGTCGCTGTTCGCCGTCGATAGTCCCAACCGGGCGACGGTCGCAGGCATGCTCAGCATGATCACCATCGTCGTGGCCGTGGCCGTAATCGAAGCGATGAAGTTCGCTTACCTGCATTTCGGCGATGCTGCGCTTGGCATCGGTGCGATGCTGGCGGCGGCGCTCGTGGCCGTGCTCGCGGCGAATTTCGTCCCGCCGCCCACGCAGGACGCGCTCGCGCAGCCCGCGCGAAAAGCGTAA